The genomic stretch TACGGGCAAGGAGCCGGAAGAGAGCCGCGGCGTCGTCATCTGAACCACCGGATGCGCATCGTTTACATGGGCACGCCGGCCTGCGCCGCGGCATCGCTGGAAGCTTTGCTCGACGGTCCCGACGAGGTCGTGGGTGTGGTCACGCAGCCCGATCGGCCCTCGGGCCGGGGCCAGACCACCACTCCCTCACCCGTGCGGCAGGCGGCGGAGCGCCGCGGCATTCCGGTGTTGACGCCCGTGAAGATGAAGGACCCGGGCCTGCTGGAGCGGCTGGCGGCCTGGCGCCCGGACCTCGTGGCGGTGGTGGCCTACGGGCGCATCCTGCCGCAAACGATCCTGGACCTGGCGCCCCTGGGCTGCGTCAACGTCCACTACTCCCTGCTCCCCAAGTACCGCGGCGCGGCGCCCATGCAGTGGGCGATCCTCCAGGGCGAGGCGGTCACCGGGGTCACCACCATGCGGCTCGTGGCGGAGATGGACGCCGGTCCGGTTCTGCTGGGGGAAACGGTTGCCATGGACCCCGGCGAGACCGTGCCTACCCTGGAAGCGAAGCTCGTGCCGGTGGGGGGACGGCTACTGCTGCGCACGTTGGCCGGCCTCGAACAGGGAACTCTTGCCGCGCGCCCGCAGGACCCCGCCGGGGTGACCTTCGCCCCCATGCTGAAGAAGGAGGACGGCCTGATCGACTGGACCCGGCCGGCGTTGGAGGTCGAGCGGCGCGTCCGCGCCTTCACGCCATGGCCCTCGGCGTTCACCTACTGGCAGGGGAAGTTGGTGAAGGTCCACGGCGCGAGTCTGGCGGACGGTGCGCGCGAGCCGGAACAGCCGGGAACGGTGTTGCGCGCGGACGCCGCCGGCCTTTGCGTGGCCGCCGGTGCCGGCGAACTGCTCCTCACCGAACTGCAGATGGAGGGGCGCAAACGCATGCCGGCCGCCGCCTTCCTGCGGGGCGCCGGTTTGCGCCCGGGCATGCGGTTCGAGCGCGGGCCACGCTAGTGTCCTGCGTCACAAATAGCTTGATGAATCCGCGGGTCCTTTTCGCCGTCGGCTGCGTTACGTCACCCCGGGCCGTGACCCGGGGTCTTCCTCGCGTGGTGCCGGCCACTGGGGCGACCGCGGGTCGCCCCTACAGGT from Deltaproteobacteria bacterium encodes the following:
- the fmt gene encoding methionyl-tRNA formyltransferase, producing the protein MRIVYMGTPACAAASLEALLDGPDEVVGVVTQPDRPSGRGQTTTPSPVRQAAERRGIPVLTPVKMKDPGLLERLAAWRPDLVAVVAYGRILPQTILDLAPLGCVNVHYSLLPKYRGAAPMQWAILQGEAVTGVTTMRLVAEMDAGPVLLGETVAMDPGETVPTLEAKLVPVGGRLLLRTLAGLEQGTLAARPQDPAGVTFAPMLKKEDGLIDWTRPALEVERRVRAFTPWPSAFTYWQGKLVKVHGASLADGAREPEQPGTVLRADAAGLCVAAGAGELLLTELQMEGRKRMPAAAFLRGAGLRPGMRFERGPR